The Henckelia pumila isolate YLH828 chromosome 2, ASM3356847v2, whole genome shotgun sequence genome includes a window with the following:
- the LOC140884598 gene encoding xyloglucan endotransglucosylase/hydrolase protein 2-like, giving the protein MNSSNSSGTNSLAVLALVLCGVLLVIHVGAKDAKFDANYIVRWGNGHVHTINQGRQVQLSLDKDSGAGFGSKLRYGSGFFHMKMKLPAKDSAGVVTAFYLTSTGNNHDELDFEFLGNREGKPITLQTNVFVNGQGNREQRTHLWFDPTADFHSYKLLWNQHQIVFYVDDIPIRIFKNNTNIGVMYPTQGMTLEGSLWDGDSWATDGGQTKTNWSHAPFTANFQGFGVGGCPISSAHCYSSELYWWNREKFWTLDHVQREEYQQVRMKYMNYDYCADRSRFPKPPPECAFN; this is encoded by the exons ATGAATTCTTCCAACTCGAGTGGTACTAATTCTCTTGCAGTGCTTGCTTTGGTACTTTGTGGTGTGCTGCTTGTGATTCATGTTGGAGCCAAAGACGCCAAGTTTGATGCCAACTACATTGTTAGATGGGGAAATGGTCATGTTCATACCATCAACCAAGGAAGACAAGTTCAGCTTTCGCTCGATAAGGATTCGG GGGCGGGATTTGGATCGAAGCTAAGGTATGGATCAGGATTCTTTCACATGAAGATGAAGCTGCCTGCCAAGGACTCTGCTGGAGTCGTTACGGCCTTCTAC CTGACTTCAACTGGGAATAATCACGACGAACTGGACTTCGAATTCTTGGGCAACAGAGAGGGTAAACCCATCACACTACAGACCAACGTGTTTGTCAATGGCCAAGGAAATCGAGAGCAACGAACCCACCTGTGGTTCGATCCCACAGCGGATTTCCATTCCTACAAATTACTCTGGAACCAACACCAAATAGT GTTCTATGTGGACGATATCCCGATCAGGATATTCAAGAACAACACGAATATAGGCGTAATGTACCCGACACAAGGCATGACTTTGGAAGGCAGCTTGTGGGACGGAGATAGCTGGGCCACAGATGGAGGGCAAACCAAGACTAACTGGTCTCATGCACCATTCACAGCCAATTTCCAAGGCTTCGGCGTCGGCGGATGCCCCATTTCTTCGGCTCATTGCTATTCATCTGAATTGTACTGGTGGAATCGCGAGAAATTCTGGACGTTGGATCATGTTCAGAGAGAAGAATACCAACAAGTCAGGATGAAATATATGAATTATGATTATTGTGCTGATAGGTCCAGGTTTCCTAAACCTCCTCCCGAGTGCGCATTTAATTAA
- the LOC140881309 gene encoding uncharacterized protein, with translation MIRLKVLHFAFLVFIFTCESVAGELDEEFTEALLLRPLPDRKVLAQFHFQSNLPPTRVYGRHHHLFPKAIYQLVHKFQIREMELSFTQGRWNYERWGGYDPISSSKAKPPGVELWAEFDVPLYQVDESWKNLTHALSGLFCASVNFLEHSTAYFAPQWSFRSSSGKLRYGTLPREAVCTENLTPWLKLLPCRDKAGLSALMNRPSIYRGYYHSQRLHLTSDEFDEFRSNSGIMLEQTLTVVLQPSTLGAGVTFSDKLTQPSWSLSSLFGKKVHGKCYLSKSSNVYIQFEQNLVSELKKLLKQSEESDKEIIIHEGFLKNSVCEMSHSPKRVIKEIENVVREGSVLYEFPVDEYDESQPLDLGLRWKIPVIWSCQQAPLHASRFLLGSGNERGAIAILLKSTGSNYGEKPYYIEKECWMRVEIFQLVPWYVKVYYHTLQFFMDGELQSTSDNIENIRISPSEDKVSPGVMEMVLRLPCGVKTAALTLEFDKGFLHIDEYPPDANQGFDIPSAIVHFADLQANISFDDGYSKKIPILAKLQERYHVLSYTEVLLVPLTTPDFSMPYNVITITCTIFALYFGSLLNALRRRVGEEERLLKSNAEKKAGPLTLMLSKLYAKLRGRQWEPPKSSSSSTPPSTKYKLIAKVALVAGLAVAWQYYSE, from the exons ATGATTCGTTTAAAAGTACTTCATTTTGCTTTTTTAGTGTTCATATTTACTTGTGAATCTGTAGCGGGTGAATTGGATGAAGAGTTTACAGAAGCATTACTTTTGAGGCCCTTGCCCGATCGCAAAGTGTTGGCTCAATTTCACTTTCAGAGCAATTTGCCGCCGACTCGTGTCTATGGCCGCCACCACCATCTCTTCCCCAAAGCAATTTATCAGTTG GTTCACAAGTTCCAAATCCGAGAAATGGAGCTATCATTCACACAGGGTCGCTGGAATTATGAGCGCTGGGGCGGATATGACCCCATCTCAAGCAGCAAAGCGAAGCCTCCTGGAGTTGAATTGTGGGCCGAGTTTGATGTTCCTCTATACCAGGTTGACGAGTCCTGGAAAAATCTAACCCATGCTCTTTCAGGACTCTTTTGTGCTTCAGTCAATTTCCTGGAGCATTCAACTGCATATTTTGCGCCTCAGTGGAGCTTTCGCTCATCATCAGGCAAATTGCGTTATGGTACATTACCCCGTGAAGCAGTTTGCACTGAGAATCTCACTCCCTGGTTGAAGTTGCTTCCTTGCCGAGACAAAGCTGGGCTTTCTGCATTGATGAACCGTCCTTCAATATATAGGGGCTATTATCATTCTCAACGCCTGCACTTGACATCAGATGAATTCGATGAGTTTAGGTCGAATTCTGGGATAATGCTCGAACAAACCCTGACAGTCGTTCTCCAACCAAGCACTTTGGGAGCTGGAGTTACTTTTTCTGATAAGTTAACCCAACCAAGTTGGTCTCTGAGCTCATTATTTGGCAAGAAAGTTCATGGAAAATGTTATCTTTCCAAGTCCAGTAATGTGTACATTCAGTTTGAGCAGAATCTAGTGTCTGAACTCAAGAAATTACTGAAGCAAAGTGAAGAGTCAGATAAAGAAATTATTATTCACGAGGGTTTTCTGAAAAACTCTGTATGTGAGATGTCGCATTCTCCTAAAAGGGTTATAAAAGAAATAGAGAATGTGGTGAGAGAGGGTTCTGTCCTCTATGAATTTCCAGTTGATGAATATGATGAATCTCAACCGTTAGATTTGGGATTGAGATGGAAAATTCCAGTCATCTGGTCGTGCCAACAGGCACCTTTACATGCTAGCAGATTTTTATTGGGCAGTGGGAACGAAAGGGGTGCTATAGCCATCCTATTGAAGTCTACCGGAAGCAATTATGGGGAAAAACCCTATTATATTGAGAAGGAATGCTGGATGAGAGTTGAAATTTTCCAATTGGTTCCTTGGTATGTCAAGGTTTATTATCACACTCTGCAATTTTTCATGGATGGAGAACTTCAATCTACATCAGATAACATAGAAAACATACGTATTTCACCTTCTGAAGACAAGGTTTCTCCTGGAGTAATGGAAATGGTCTTGAGACTACCTTGTGGAGTGAAAACAGCTGCATTGACTCTAGAGTTTGATAAG GGATTTCTGCATATTGATGAATATCCTCCAGATGCTAACCAGGGCTTTGATATTCCATCAGCTATAGTGCACTTTGCTGACCTCCAAGCAAATATAAGCTTTGATGATGGATACTCAAAAAAAATACCCATATTAGCCAAGTTACAG GAAAGATATCACGTTCTTTCTTACACGGAAGTGCTTCTTGTGCCTTTGACAACTCCTGATTTTAGCATGCCTTACAATGTCATCACTATTACATGTACCATTTTTGCTTTATATTTTGGATCATTGCTCAATGCACTGCGAAGACGTGTCGGGGAAGAAGAAAGGCTTCTAAAGAGCAACG CGGAAAAGAAGGCAGGCCCATTGACGTTGATGCTATCAAAACTATATGCTAAGTTGCGGGGAAGGCAATGGGAACCACCAAAATCTTCGTCGTCATCTACACCACCAAGCACAAAATATAAGCTGATTGCGAAAGTTGCATTAGTAGCCGGGCTTGCTGTCGCTTGGCAGTATTATTCTGAATGA